The genomic segment GCATTCTGCCTCCATGCTTCAGATGGTGATCCTCTCTCAACTGCATCAAAGCCATGCATATCATGGagtaaattaaataaaatgagGGGAATGCATATCCTAAAAATATTGTTTCAAAATTAAACTTCAATGGACAATAGCTGAAGAAAATTATACAACGGTGAAATATTAAAACCTCCAACCTTCTCAAACAGATGACGCATGCACAAGGGAAAAGAACTCTTAGCCACTTGGTCAATATCTTTTAAAGAAATTTCTGTAAATTCTCTTGGCTGCAGAAGAGGTTCAGCTATATGATCAGGATTACCTTAAATGGAAATGAATCAGGGGCTACAGACGATCATATTGCATCTGTCAAATACCTGACTATAATCCGGACCCAAATAACTCAAGGATAAGGATTCAACGAGCTACAAAATAACCAGCGAAGTAAGAATAACAAAtttgagaaaaacagaaaaatgaaaCATAAGAATTAATTCACCACTCACAGGCGTCAAACGATCTTTTTCTTGTTCTCTGATCATCGTTGTCCATTTTCtgaatataaaatataaaagctAAAGACCATCGCAATCTCTTATGAGATTTGATGCAAGAGATACTAGGCTAAGAAATCTAATACATGAGACACCAAGACAGATATCTCCCGACGCCATATAACAAGACAAATCAAACAACTAAAGCCTCGACTAAATCGTGTCTTAGATCTATCCATGCCCTACTTATGCAATTATGCAGCTGATggagaaaaattttaaaagccaAGGAACGTTTTTTGGAACTTTTGGGAACAGTAAGGACCATACATCAAAACACAAGACTGAATTTTCAAACAAATAGGCAAACTACTAAGATATAGAGCATACTAGTGCTGACTGCTGGGAACAGAAGACACAGTGCAAACAGACCACCGTCTACGGTGCAACTGGAGGTTTGGAAGGCAATAATACTGCCCTAGCGCAAACACACTTGAGCTCATAGTATTAAAAAGGAAATGGCAAATTCATGTGCAACAAAAACTGCATAGCACCAACTGATACAGATTAAGTTTatttttgcccaaaaaaaaaagcaatgcaAAAGTTTAGGGTCAGTGAAAATAAACTACCTGTTTGTCAACACAAGTGCTTTCGAAAGAAGAAAGCGAAACTGTGTAACAACAAGAGATACCACCTGTAAAAAGTCGTAAATACATTGATCAGGTAGATGGAACCCAAGTACATACAGATGTGAATGAATCAGTAGGCACTAAATTCACCTGATTCATTGCAACATATGCTTGGCCTTTTTGAATATATACTCGGCGGCCTGCCACAAGCTCGGGCACTTCTTCAAATGGCACCTTCATTCATCAAATTCAAGGATTCATTGGAGAAAAGATTAAGATGACCACAACTTCTATTAGACAAGATGCTCATTCAACTCCACAAGGTAGAGGAGGCTCTTTTGCAACTTTTAAAGGAACACGAACTATAGCATTTACTTCATATACGAATAAAAATTTTCTCCTTAATTACAGAATTATTAGTTTTGACGAACGTACTAAAATGATAGATTATAGTTCACAATCACCTAAAGATTTAACTTCTGACATTCATATAGACATCATGCTCACCAATCAAATATCGGAGGCATGACTAAATGCGATTATCACATACAAGGAAGTCTTATAGGCTTAAAGGAATTGCAAGAATTGCTATCGATCTATTCTCATAATGCTTGTCAAATTAAATCCAGATCAGCACAATTACGTGTGTGACAGTGCAAACCTCAAAAGTAACTTAGAACCCCATTTAGATATTCTCTTATCAGGGGAGGTGGGAATGCAACATTTACCTTGTAGAATATACCATCACCTGTagaagagaaagtggaaaatgtattaaaatcaagaaatgagAGGATTGAAAGTAAGATCTGAAAATTCATCAGTGACAggatcaacaatcacaaaaattGGATTGGCAAGTATGACAGCAAATACCACTTGACAGGGATTGACCAGTTGAACGCGCAACTTGGCTCAGTTTATCTTTCACATTCTGCataggaaaaatagaaaaaaaaaacatgaatcAGATATTATTGGTTGACAAATGCATTATCACATAAAGAACCAGCATGTACAAATACTAATTAAACAACTAAACTTGAGGAATATTAAGCGAATGAAGATCATGAAGAACATTTCACTGCAGGAAGTGTAAGGTAAAATAATACATAAAATACCTCAAATTCGGCGCTGGTCACAGTTTTGTAAGGGAGATGAAATTCTGCCATCAGTGCCCTCTGCAGAGAGAACAGAAACCTGAAATAATCAGCAATAAACACACAGCAAAGAAACCTTGGCCCCCATCCCAGGCCCCAATCCATGAAAAGAAAGAGGATAGCCGTCACAAATTACTCAATCACACCTGGGCTTCATGAGTTTCAGACCGAAAACGGTAGCGAAACAATGAAGTCTCCATGGAAAGAAACCATTTTCTCAACTCTTCCCTAAAAcataacatttcaaaaaataaaattgactatCTAACAATACGGAAAACAGACGAACAATATGAGAATTACacgtgaagaaaaaaaaaagtgaagaatCTTACGTTCTACAGTAGACCAAACGAAGGACAAAATGGGAGATTATGTCCTTGTTGACAACTTCAGATGCATGCGGATGGCTCATATGCAACTTCCACAACTCACGTACCTAACAAAAAGGCATAAACGAGtccaaagaaagaaaggaaatgtaACGTTCTCAGAACTGGCATAAACATTACTGCATCTGAAAAGAAATGGAAAGGACATATCGTCtaccaatttttccatttcATCAGACTTCTTTCCACGCGACAGTCCATCCGAAATCTCTTTTAGAACTGCATTTTCACGATTCGAGACAATACTTATCTATCAACAACTCAAATTTTAGCATGTGATGCATCCCAAGAAAAACGTCTGGGGAAAAGAATTTCTTATAAGACTGCCGAAAAAATCTGATTAAAATTTGCAAAAGGCTTTCATCAAATGTAGTTCAGAGACTTAATTCTTAAATTCACATACAAGTCGATTTTTTGTACGTTTAGAAGAGAGGTTGTGCTTTTAAGGAACCGGTCACCGCACATATACTCAATGAAGAAACAAGCCTAATCAAGAATCCACCATAAACCCGTTTGCTTACAAACAAAGTCTAAAATAAGTCCCATTTCTTGCTAATTTTAGGGGGAAATAAGAATGGATCTGTGGAATCTATGGtcactaaaaaaaaatgaggaagagtGAGTGACCTCTGAGGCGATCCACAGCATAAAGCTCGAAATCTTCCAGTCGAACTTGGAGAGCAGGCGCCGACAGGTAAAGAGGCAGGGTAGGGACGACGTCGTCTGCTTCGGCGGGCTTCCTATGAGATCTTAccacttccatttttttttttaaatccccCCTTTCTGCTTTTCCTTTCGCCGTTCAGTCGTTTCTGAAGGTTGGCCGGGGGGAGGGGGCGTGGGGGGGTGGAAAATGGCGGGAAATGTTTTCTGGTTCCCTCCATCTACAATtctgcattaaaaaaaaatgacgtCCGTTGGGCTCAAGTTGTGGGCCCTAAGGAATTTATTTCCCTCCACCACACCCCGCCCCCCAAAAACCGGGCCCaaaaacacacacaaaaaaaaaaagcaactctatattttttttttcagttattAAATACAGGTACCTGTTActctacattttctttgttcttgGATGTCAAGAAGCTAAGCCGCCATGTGCTTTTCTTGTCCTTTCAGGAGCAGCATAATCGCTCTCAAGTGGTACATAGTTGATGGAAAATTAAACCGAGCTAATTAATTAAAAGGTTTTACATAATTTGAACGTCAAAGTTTTGTTGAGTGCATTAAGTGGTCACGTGGAATTTATGGTCTTCAAGAATTTGTTTCTAGCAGCCGTGTTACTATCTTATTTAGACCATACTTGTTAACCTAATTCAGCACTTAATTTTAATGAGTTCAGATATTAACATGTTCAAACACATTTGATAACgaaaaataaaactttaaaattaatcaaatagtattgaaattttttaggcaaaatttgatctaaaaaataagtgataaacaaTTCACTAATCACTTAATGTGtactcaaatgtatcaaatttagtacttaacaattcagtAATTTTATGGAATCGAggtttagattttagttttatcaaacgcacccctAGTTTCTGTCTTTCTTAAGTCGGTGGTATCTAATATTTTGGTAAGTTTGCGTCTCTTGTGGAAATAATCCAAGTCCCAgttgttttcttgatttattaGTTGGTTCCAATTTGTATTTGATATATAAAGAAACTCATTAGCATATAAATACTTGTAGTGGTGCTAAGTTA from the Coffea arabica cultivar ET-39 chromosome 11e, Coffea Arabica ET-39 HiFi, whole genome shotgun sequence genome contains:
- the LOC113717940 gene encoding probable DNA primase large subunit, translated to MEVVRSHRKPAEADDVVPTLPLYLSAPALQVRLEDFELYAVDRLRVLKEISDGLSRGKKSDEMEKLVRELWKLHMSHPHASEVVNKDIISHFVLRLVYCRTEELRKWFLSMETSLFRYRFRSETHEAQRALMAEFHLPYKTVTSAEFENVKDKLSQVARSTGQSLSSGDGIFYKVPFEEVPELVAGRRVYIQKGQAYVAMNQVVSLVVTQFRFLLSKALVLTNRKWTTMIREQEKDRLTPLVESLSLSYLGPDYSQPREFTEISLKDIDQVAKSSFPLCMRHLFEKLREDHHLKHGGRMQLGLFLKGVGLKLDDALAFWKAEFSRKFGAERFDKEYAYSIRHNYGKEGKRTDYTPYSCQKIISSMPGVGDHHGCPYRHFSEENLRAALGRMGVGSRALEDVMEKVRNKHYQLACTLTFEAVHGTSYDAGINHPNQYFSDSKKTLESRNNANIA